Proteins co-encoded in one Haloarcula pelagica genomic window:
- the glnA gene encoding type I glutamate--ammonia ligase, producing MTSELSDEAQAVLDEIEEKNVDFLRLQFTDILGTVKNVSVPADQAEKAFTEGIYFDGSSIDGFVRIQESDMRLVPDPSTFALLPWRSRDDIDGGASARLICDVHNTSTDAPFAGDPRGVLQDALDRAEEMGYTVNAAPEPEFFLFEEDEDGRATTKTNDAGGYFDLAPKDLASDVRRDIIYGLEEMGFDIEASHHEVAQGQHEINFEYDDALSTADNVGTFRSVVRAIAAEHDLHATFMPKPIPRINGSGMHTHISLFTEDGENAFHDGDDEFDLSETAKQFTAGILEHAPALAAVTNPTVNSYKRLVPGYEAPVYVAWSDRNRSALIRKPAARVPAASRIEARFPDPSCNPYLAFAALIHAGLDGIENELDCPDPVRENIYEFDEEKREEYGIDTLPTNLGEAVDALEEDEVVLDALGPHVAEKFVEAKREEFKDYLVDVSQWELDRYLETF from the coding sequence ATGACAAGCGAACTCTCCGACGAGGCACAGGCGGTGCTCGACGAGATCGAAGAGAAGAACGTCGACTTCCTTCGACTGCAGTTCACAGACATCCTCGGTACGGTAAAGAACGTCTCCGTCCCGGCCGACCAGGCCGAGAAGGCGTTCACCGAAGGCATCTACTTCGATGGCTCGTCCATCGACGGCTTCGTCCGCATCCAGGAGTCGGACATGCGCCTGGTCCCGGACCCGTCGACGTTCGCCCTGCTCCCGTGGCGGAGCCGCGACGACATCGACGGCGGCGCGAGCGCCCGACTCATCTGTGACGTGCACAACACCTCGACGGACGCACCGTTCGCAGGTGACCCGCGTGGCGTCCTCCAGGACGCCCTCGACCGCGCCGAGGAGATGGGTTACACGGTCAACGCAGCCCCCGAACCGGAGTTCTTCCTCTTCGAGGAGGACGAGGACGGCCGCGCGACCACCAAGACCAACGACGCCGGCGGCTACTTCGACCTCGCACCCAAGGACCTGGCGAGCGACGTGCGCCGTGACATCATCTACGGCCTCGAAGAGATGGGCTTCGACATCGAAGCCTCCCACCACGAGGTCGCCCAGGGCCAGCACGAGATCAACTTCGAGTACGACGACGCCCTGTCGACGGCCGACAACGTCGGCACCTTCCGGTCGGTCGTCCGCGCCATCGCGGCCGAACACGACCTGCACGCGACGTTCATGCCCAAGCCGATCCCGCGCATCAACGGCTCCGGTATGCACACCCACATCTCGCTGTTCACCGAGGACGGCGAGAACGCTTTCCACGACGGCGACGACGAGTTCGACCTCTCGGAGACGGCAAAGCAGTTCACCGCCGGCATCCTCGAACACGCCCCGGCGCTGGCCGCCGTCACCAACCCGACGGTCAACAGCTACAAGCGGCTCGTCCCCGGCTACGAGGCACCCGTCTACGTCGCCTGGTCGGACCGCAACCGCTCGGCCCTGATCCGCAAGCCGGCCGCCCGCGTCCCGGCCGCCTCGCGCATCGAGGCCCGCTTCCCCGACCCGTCGTGTAACCCGTATCTCGCCTTCGCCGCGCTCATCCACGCCGGGCTGGACGGCATCGAGAACGAACTCGACTGCCCGGACCCGGTGCGGGAGAACATCTACGAGTTCGACGAGGAGAAGCGCGAGGAGTACGGTATCGACACCCTGCCGACCAACCTCGGCGAGGCCGTCGACGCCCTCGAAGAGGACGAAGTC
- the lrp gene encoding HTH-type transcriptional regulator Lrp has protein sequence MTYENLDRKLVNALLGDGRASLRSLGEDLDVSVTTVSNHLSTLEDEGIINGYTPKVDYGALGYDVTAIVQLKVEGSSLPDVTEDLRHHKQMISVYEVTGDYDIIAIGKFTDTDGMNAQIKELLTDPDIKESNTSVVLNAASENEQFDLDLNDE, from the coding sequence ATGACGTACGAAAATCTCGACCGCAAGTTAGTGAATGCCCTGCTGGGAGACGGACGCGCCAGTCTCCGCAGCCTCGGTGAAGATCTCGATGTCTCTGTCACGACGGTGTCGAACCACCTCTCGACACTCGAAGACGAGGGGATCATCAACGGCTACACACCAAAGGTCGACTACGGGGCACTGGGGTACGATGTCACGGCGATCGTCCAGTTGAAGGTCGAGGGGTCGTCCCTGCCGGATGTCACCGAGGACCTCAGGCACCACAAACAGATGATCTCGGTCTACGAAGTCACCGGCGACTACGACATCATCGCCATCGGGAAGTTCACCGACACCGACGGGATGAACGCTCAGATCAAGGAGCTGTTGACCGACCCCGACATCAAGGAGTCCAACACCTCCGTCGTCCTCAACGCCGCAAGCGAGAACGAACAGTTCGACCTCGACCTCAACGACGAGTAA